The following coding sequences are from one Deinococcus sp. Leaf326 window:
- a CDS encoding EAL domain-containing protein yields the protein MPRPHLSTDLELGLQEVLDLLRERRVLFWHADVGDPSVMMYIDDAHLGKWNAGVLWAGLSPEDGALLDASLRQVVEKGGCFDVEYPLTYAPGEQRWCHFSGFCPPPEMQMGGGPTRLMGLMRDVTAQTTSYARSLEQAALLRGLCEQSMVGIAIKDLDGRFILNNTALNSYTDHPAGSDDLTGQDSGALFSPELMDLVERLDREALETGQVAVGEIDLELGGRPMSLRMSKQPFWRGGEVVGTVSFTTDVTERRVLERRLLEHSAELEARVRERTAELQAINDRLHHAATHDVLTGLPNRAQLQQWFAERRADWPPRGTVLPGEAQGGLPLLTLLMVDLDHFKRINDRFGHGGGDLLLQQLAARLRRGLPPGAALCRLSGDEFVVLLGGVSPTQARQLAEALLTELLRPFTLGGRAVQVGLSIGVTHAWTAESDLRDLLDEADMAMYTGKRSGRGGVRVFEPWMRARQSLLQDLEDDLPGAAERGELSVVFQPVVSLAVGGPDGGEVPGVEALVRWQHPRHGLIQPDEFISMAEAQGCVTAIDLWVLREAARQVWPLIRSGQVRTLAVNFSAQHFAGAGFPGQLRATLEETGLPPSALVVEITESLFMDDHRRANVLLRDLLRDGVGVAADDFGRGYSSLAKLQHLPLSMLKVDRAFVATSAQFPGIVRSIVEMARSLNLAVVAEGIETGAQLDALRDLGCGYGQGYHLARPMDAPALSAWLAARPAPLALTDPA from the coding sequence CCACCTGGGCAAGTGGAACGCCGGTGTGCTGTGGGCAGGGCTGTCACCCGAGGACGGCGCGCTGCTCGACGCTTCTCTGCGGCAGGTCGTGGAGAAGGGCGGCTGTTTCGATGTGGAATACCCCCTGACCTACGCGCCGGGCGAGCAGCGCTGGTGCCACTTCAGCGGGTTTTGCCCCCCGCCCGAGATGCAGATGGGCGGCGGCCCCACGCGCCTGATGGGACTGATGCGGGACGTGACGGCCCAGACCACGAGTTACGCGCGCTCGCTGGAACAGGCGGCCCTGCTGCGCGGCCTGTGCGAGCAGAGCATGGTGGGCATCGCCATCAAGGACCTCGACGGGCGCTTCATCCTGAACAACACTGCCCTGAACAGCTACACCGACCATCCCGCGGGCAGCGACGACCTGACCGGCCAAGACAGTGGGGCGCTGTTCTCGCCGGAGTTGATGGACCTCGTGGAGCGGCTCGACCGGGAAGCTCTGGAGACCGGACAGGTGGCGGTGGGCGAGATCGACCTCGAACTGGGAGGCCGCCCCATGAGCCTGCGGATGAGCAAACAGCCCTTCTGGCGCGGCGGCGAGGTGGTCGGCACGGTAAGTTTCACGACCGACGTGACAGAGCGGCGCGTGCTCGAGCGCCGGCTGCTGGAGCATTCGGCCGAACTGGAGGCTCGGGTGCGCGAGCGTACGGCCGAGCTGCAGGCCATCAACGACCGCCTGCACCACGCCGCCACGCACGACGTGCTCACCGGTCTGCCCAACCGCGCCCAGCTTCAGCAGTGGTTCGCCGAGAGACGCGCTGACTGGCCGCCGCGCGGGACCGTCCTGCCCGGCGAGGCCCAGGGGGGGCTGCCCCTGCTGACCCTGCTGATGGTCGATCTCGACCACTTCAAGCGCATCAACGACCGCTTCGGGCACGGCGGCGGCGACCTGCTGCTGCAACAGCTCGCCGCGCGGCTGCGGCGCGGGCTGCCCCCCGGCGCGGCGCTATGCCGCCTGAGCGGCGACGAGTTCGTGGTCCTGCTCGGCGGCGTGTCGCCCACGCAGGCGCGTCAGCTCGCTGAGGCGCTGCTCACCGAACTCCTGCGGCCCTTCACGCTGGGAGGGCGGGCCGTGCAGGTGGGGCTGAGCATCGGCGTGACCCATGCCTGGACGGCCGAGAGCGACCTGCGCGACCTGCTCGACGAGGCCGACATGGCGATGTACACCGGCAAGCGCAGCGGGCGCGGCGGCGTGCGCGTCTTCGAGCCCTGGATGCGGGCCCGTCAGTCGCTGCTTCAGGACCTCGAGGACGACCTGCCCGGCGCGGCCGAGCGCGGTGAGCTGTCGGTGGTGTTCCAGCCGGTCGTGTCGCTGGCCGTAGGGGGTCCGGACGGCGGCGAGGTGCCGGGGGTCGAGGCCCTGGTCCGCTGGCAGCACCCCCGGCACGGCCTGATCCAGCCCGACGAGTTCATCTCGATGGCCGAGGCCCAGGGCTGCGTCACGGCCATTGACCTGTGGGTGCTGCGCGAGGCGGCGCGGCAGGTCTGGCCTCTGATCCGGTCGGGGCAGGTCCGGACCCTGGCGGTGAATTTCTCGGCGCAGCATTTCGCGGGGGCCGGATTTCCGGGGCAACTGCGCGCCACGCTGGAGGAAACAGGGTTGCCCCCGAGTGCCCTGGTCGTCGAGATCACCGAGAGCCTGTTCATGGATGACCACCGCCGCGCCAACGTCTTGCTGCGCGACCTGCTGCGCGACGGCGTGGGGGTCGCCGCCGACGACTTCGGCCGGGGCTACTCCTCGCTCGCCAAGTTGCAGCACCTCCCGCTCTCGATGCTCAAGGTGGACCGCGCCTTCGTGGCGACCTCGGCGCAGTTTCCGGGCATCGTCCGGTCCATCGTCGAGATGGCGCGCAGCCTCAACCTGGCCGTCGTGGCCGAGGGCATCGAGACGGGGGCGCAGCTTGACGCCCTGCGCGACCTGGGCTGCGGCTACGGCCAGGGCTACCACCTCGCCCGGCCGATGGACGCGCCCGCGCTGAGTGCCTGGCTCGCCGCGCGCCCCGCGCCTCTGGCCCTGACAGATCCTGCCTGA